A single region of the Panthera tigris isolate Pti1 chromosome B1, P.tigris_Pti1_mat1.1, whole genome shotgun sequence genome encodes:
- the IDUA gene encoding alpha-L-iduronidase isoform X3 yields MAYVGAVPHGGIEQVRTHWLLELITARGSAEQGLSYNFTHLDGFLDLLRENQLLPGFELMGSPSKRFTDFEDKQQVFEWKELVSLLARRYVDRYGLSHVSKWNFETWNEPDHHDFDNVSMTLQGFLNYYDACSEGLRAVSPALRLGGPGDSFHPWPGSPLCWGLLGHCHNGTNFFTGELGVRLDYISLHKKGAGSSIYILEQEQAAVQQIQRLFPKFADTPIYNDEADPLVGWSVPQPWRADVTYAALVVKRTLTARFQINNTRPPHVQLLRKPVLTAMALLALLDGEQLWAEVWQGGTLLDSNHTVGVLASAHRPAGPADAWRATVLVYASDDTRTHPNRSVALTLRLHGVPPGPGLVYVTLYLDNRFCSPHGEWQRLGRPVFPSAEEFRHMRAAEDPVAAAPRPFPASGRLTLRPELPLPSLLLVHVCARPEKPPGQVTQLRALPLTSGQVLLVWSDEHVVSKCLWTYEVQFSAGGEGYAPVSRKPSTFNLFVFSPDTAVTSGSYRVRAVDYWARPGPFSNPVQYVEVPAP; encoded by the exons ATGGCCTACGTGGGCGCTGTCCCCCACGGCGGCATCGAGCAGGTCCGGACCCACTGGCTGCTGGAGCTCATCACAGCCAG GGGGTCAGCGGAGCAAGGCCTGAGCTACAACTTCACCCATCTGGATGGGTTCCTGGATCTTCTCCGAGAGAACCAGCTCCTCCCAG GCTTTGAGCTGATGGGCAGCCCCTCCAAACGCTTCACCGACTTTGAGGACAAGCAGCAGGTGTTTGAGTGGAAGGAGCTGGTCTCCCTCCTGGCCAGGAGATACGTTG ACAGGTACGGACTCTCCCACGTTTCCAAGTGGAACTTCGAGACGTGGAACGAGCCGGACCACCACGACTTTGACAACGTGTCCATGACCTTGCAAG gcttCCTGAACTACTACGACGCCTGCTCCGAAGGCCTGCGAGCCGTCAGCCCCGCTCTGCGCCTGGGCGGCCCTGGGGACTCCTTCCACCCCTGGCCGGGCTCCCCGCTGTGCTGGGGCCTCCTGGGCCACTGTCACAACGGCACCAACTTCTTCACGGGAGAGTTGGGCGTGCGGCTGGACTACATCTCCCTCCACAAGAAG GGCGCGGGCAGTTCCATCTACATCCTGGAGCAGGAGCAGGCGGCCGTGCAACAGATCCAGCGGCTCTTCCCCAAGTTCGCAGACACCCCCATTTACAACGACGAAGCTGACCCGCTAGTGGGCTGGTCCGTGCCGCAGCCTTGGAGGGCCGACGTGACCTACGCGGCCCTGGTGGTGAAG CGCACGCTCACGGCGCGCTTCCAGATCAACAACACCCGCCCGCCGCACGTGCAGCTGCTGCGCAAGCCGGTGCTCACCGCCATGGCGCTGCTGGCCCTGCTGG ACGGCGAGCAGCTCTGGGCCGAGGTGTGGCAGGGCGGGACGCTGCTGGACAGCAACCACACGGTGGGCGTCCTGGCCAGCGCGCACCGCCCGGCCGGCCCCGCTGACGCCTGGCGCGCCACGGTGCTGGTCTACGCGAGCGACGACACGCGCACCCACCCCAACCGCAGCGTCGCCTTGACCCTGCGCCTGCACGGGGTGCCCCCGGGGCCTG GCCTCGTCTACGTCACACTCTACCTGGACAACCGGTTCTGCAGCCCTCACGGCGAGTGGCAGCGCCTCGGCCGGCCGGTCTTCCCCTCGGCAGAGGAGTTCCGGCACATGCGCGCAGCCGAG GACCCGGTGGCCGCGGCGCCTCGCCCCTTCCCTGCCAGCGGCCGCCTGACGCTTCGCCCGGAGCTCCCACTGCCCTCACTCCTGCTGGTGCACGTGTGCGCACGCCCAGAGAAGCCGCCAGGCCAG GTGACCCAGCTCCGGGCTCTGCCCCTGACCAGTGGGCAGGTGCTCTTGGTCTGGTCAGATGAGCATGTGGTCTCCAA GTGCCTGTGGACGTATGAGGTCCAGTTCTCTGCAGGTGGTGAGGGGTACGCTCCCGTCAGCAGGAAGCCGTCGACCTTTAACCTCTTTGTGTTCAGCCCAG ACACAGCTGTCACATCTGGCTCCTACCGGGTTCGAGCGGTGGACTACTGGGCCCGACCAGGCCCCTTCTCGAACCCTGTGCAGTACGTGGAGGTCCCTGCCCCGTGA
- the IDUA gene encoding alpha-L-iduronidase isoform X1 — translation MRPPRSRAAPLALLVALLAAPPALAEAPHLVLVDAARALRPLRPFWRSTGFCPPLPHSRADQYDLSWDQQLNMAYVGAVPHGGIEQVRTHWLLELITARGSAEQGLSYNFTHLDGFLDLLRENQLLPGFELMGSPSKRFTDFEDKQQVFEWKELVSLLARRYVDRYGLSHVSKWNFETWNEPDHHDFDNVSMTLQGFLNYYDACSEGLRAVSPALRLGGPGDSFHPWPGSPLCWGLLGHCHNGTNFFTGELGVRLDYISLHKKGAGSSIYILEQEQAAVQQIQRLFPKFADTPIYNDEADPLVGWSVPQPWRADVTYAALVVKVIAQHQNLLVANTSSPVRYALLSNDNAFLSYHPHPFTQRTLTARFQINNTRPPHVQLLRKPVLTAMALLALLDGEQLWAEVWQGGTLLDSNHTVGVLASAHRPAGPADAWRATVLVYASDDTRTHPNRSVALTLRLHGVPPGPGLVYVTLYLDNRFCSPHGEWQRLGRPVFPSAEEFRHMRAAEDPVAAAPRPFPASGRLTLRPELPLPSLLLVHVCARPEKPPGQVTQLRALPLTSGQVLLVWSDEHVVSKCLWTYEVQFSAGGEGYAPVSRKPSTFNLFVFSPDTAVTSGSYRVRAVDYWARPGPFSNPVQYVEVPAP, via the exons ATGCGGCCCCCGCGCTCCCGCGCCGCGCCGCTCGCGCTCCTGGTCGCGCTGCTGGCCGCGCCCCCGGCCCTGGCCGAGGCCCCGCACCTGGTGCTCGTGGACGCGGCCCGAGCGCTGCGGCCCCTGCGGCCCTTCTGGAGGAGCACCGGCTTTTG TCCCCCGCTGCCTCACAGCCGGGCTGACCAGTATGACCTCAGCTGGGACCAGCAGCTCAACATGGCCTACGTGGGCGCTGTCCCCCACGGCGGCATCGAGCAGGTCCGGACCCACTGGCTGCTGGAGCTCATCACAGCCAG GGGGTCAGCGGAGCAAGGCCTGAGCTACAACTTCACCCATCTGGATGGGTTCCTGGATCTTCTCCGAGAGAACCAGCTCCTCCCAG GCTTTGAGCTGATGGGCAGCCCCTCCAAACGCTTCACCGACTTTGAGGACAAGCAGCAGGTGTTTGAGTGGAAGGAGCTGGTCTCCCTCCTGGCCAGGAGATACGTTG ACAGGTACGGACTCTCCCACGTTTCCAAGTGGAACTTCGAGACGTGGAACGAGCCGGACCACCACGACTTTGACAACGTGTCCATGACCTTGCAAG gcttCCTGAACTACTACGACGCCTGCTCCGAAGGCCTGCGAGCCGTCAGCCCCGCTCTGCGCCTGGGCGGCCCTGGGGACTCCTTCCACCCCTGGCCGGGCTCCCCGCTGTGCTGGGGCCTCCTGGGCCACTGTCACAACGGCACCAACTTCTTCACGGGAGAGTTGGGCGTGCGGCTGGACTACATCTCCCTCCACAAGAAG GGCGCGGGCAGTTCCATCTACATCCTGGAGCAGGAGCAGGCGGCCGTGCAACAGATCCAGCGGCTCTTCCCCAAGTTCGCAGACACCCCCATTTACAACGACGAAGCTGACCCGCTAGTGGGCTGGTCCGTGCCGCAGCCTTGGAGGGCCGACGTGACCTACGCGGCCCTGGTGGTGAAG GTCATTGCGCAGCACCAGAACCTGCTGGTGGCCAACACCAGCTCCCCCGTGCGCTACGCGCTCCTGAGCAACGACAACGCCTTCCTGAGTTACCACCCGCACCCCTTCACGCAGCGCACGCTCACGGCGCGCTTCCAGATCAACAACACCCGCCCGCCGCACGTGCAGCTGCTGCGCAAGCCGGTGCTCACCGCCATGGCGCTGCTGGCCCTGCTGG ACGGCGAGCAGCTCTGGGCCGAGGTGTGGCAGGGCGGGACGCTGCTGGACAGCAACCACACGGTGGGCGTCCTGGCCAGCGCGCACCGCCCGGCCGGCCCCGCTGACGCCTGGCGCGCCACGGTGCTGGTCTACGCGAGCGACGACACGCGCACCCACCCCAACCGCAGCGTCGCCTTGACCCTGCGCCTGCACGGGGTGCCCCCGGGGCCTG GCCTCGTCTACGTCACACTCTACCTGGACAACCGGTTCTGCAGCCCTCACGGCGAGTGGCAGCGCCTCGGCCGGCCGGTCTTCCCCTCGGCAGAGGAGTTCCGGCACATGCGCGCAGCCGAG GACCCGGTGGCCGCGGCGCCTCGCCCCTTCCCTGCCAGCGGCCGCCTGACGCTTCGCCCGGAGCTCCCACTGCCCTCACTCCTGCTGGTGCACGTGTGCGCACGCCCAGAGAAGCCGCCAGGCCAG GTGACCCAGCTCCGGGCTCTGCCCCTGACCAGTGGGCAGGTGCTCTTGGTCTGGTCAGATGAGCATGTGGTCTCCAA GTGCCTGTGGACGTATGAGGTCCAGTTCTCTGCAGGTGGTGAGGGGTACGCTCCCGTCAGCAGGAAGCCGTCGACCTTTAACCTCTTTGTGTTCAGCCCAG ACACAGCTGTCACATCTGGCTCCTACCGGGTTCGAGCGGTGGACTACTGGGCCCGACCAGGCCCCTTCTCGAACCCTGTGCAGTACGTGGAGGTCCCTGCCCCGTGA
- the SLC26A1 gene encoding sulfate anion transporter 1, translating into MPTSVSGLPRMDVSPDCTQQGGGLVLVRRRPPGPPGLREMLKARLWRGCACSTRGAWALAQDLLPATRWLRHYRPREALAGDVMSGLVIGIILVPQAIAYSLLAGLQPIYSLYTSFFANLIYFLMGTSRHVSMGIFSLLCLMVGQVVERELLLAGFDPARDGPGSGDNGTTLNASATLVLRPRDCGQDCYAIQVATALTLVAGIYQVLMGVLRLGFVSTYLSQPLLDGFAMGASVTILTSQLKHLLGVRVPRHQGPGMVVSTWLSLLRGAGQANLCDVLTSATCLAVLLAAKELSDRCRHRLKVPLPTELLVIVAATLASHFGRLHERFGSSVAGDIPTGFVAPRLPDPGLMRRVVLDAVPLALVSSAFSVSLAEMFARSHGYSVRANQELLAVGCCNVLPAFFHCFATSAALSKSLVKTATGCRTQLSSVVSAAVVLLVLLVLAPLFRDLQRSVLACVIIVSLRGALRKARDVPQLWRLSPADALVWVATAATCVLVSVEAGLLAGVLLSLLSLAGRTQRPRATLLAQIGDSGFYEDAAEFEGLVPEPGVHVFRFAGPLYYANKDFFLRSLYRLTGLDAGTAATARKERGPEARVGEGDPVEGTDPGPASSTAARLVPPAAGFHAVVIDCAPLLFLDAAGVAALQDLRRDYRALGIALLLACCSPPVRDTLRRGGFLGDDTGDAAEEGQLFHSVHSAVQVARARHGEQTATDSTL; encoded by the exons ATGCCCACCTCTGTTTCAGGTCTTCCCAGGATGGACGTGTCCCCCGACTGCACGCAGCAGGGCGGGGGGCTGGTGCTGGTCCGCCGGcggcccccagggcccccaggccTGCGCGAGATGCTTAAAGCCAGGCTGTGGCGGGGCTGCGCCTGCAGCACGCGCGGGGCCTGGGCGCTGGCGCAGGACCTGCTCCCCGCCACACGCTGGCTGCGCCACTACCGCCCGCGGGAGGCCCTGGCGGGCGACGTCATGTCCGGGCTGGTCATCGGCATCATCCTGGTGCCGCAGGCCATCGCCTACTCGCTCCTGGCAGGGCTGCAGCCCATCTACAGTCTGTACACGTCCTTCTTCGCGAACCTCATCTACTTTCTCATGGGCACCTCGCGCCACGTGTCCATGGGCATCTTCAGCCTGCTCTGCCTCATGGTGGGCCAGGTGGTGGAACGCGAGCTCCTGCTGGCTGGCTTTGACCCTGCCCGGGACGGCCCGGGGTCCGGGGACAACGGCACCACCCTCAACGCCTCGGCCACGCTGGTGCTCAGGCCACGGGACTGCGGGCAGGACTGCTACGCCATCCAGGTCGCCACCGCCCTCACGCTGGTGGCTGGGATTTACCAG GTCCTCATGGGGGTCCTCCGGCTGGGCTTCGTGTCCACCTACCTCTCACAGCCCCTGCTCGACGGCTTTGCCATGGGGGCCTCGGTGACCATCCTGACCTCCCAGCTGAAGCACCTGCTGGGCGTGAGGGTCCCACGGCACCAAGGGCCGGGCATGGTGGTCAGCACGTGGCTGAGCCTCCTGCGCGGCGCCGGCCAGGCCAACCTGTGCGACGTGCTCACCAGCGCCACGTGCCTGGCCGTGCTGCTGGCCGCTAAGGAGCTGTCGGACCGCTGCCGCCACCGCCTGAAGGTGCCGCTGCCCACGGAGCTGCTGGTCATCGTGGCGGCCACGCTGGCGTCCCACTTCGGGCGGCTCCACGAGCGCTTTGGCTCCAGCGTGGCCGGCGACATCCCCACCGGGTTCGTGGCCCCCCGGCTGCCCGACCCTGGGCTGATGCGGCGCGTGGTGCTGGACGCCGTGCCCCTGGCGCTGGTGAGCTCCGCCTTCTCCGTGTCCCTGGCGGAGATGTTCGCCCGGAGCCACGGCTACTCCGTGCGAGCCAACCAGGAGCTGCTGGCCGTGGGCTGCTGTAACGTGCTGCCTGCCTTCTTCCACTGCTTCGCCACCAGCGCCGCCCTGTCCAAGAGCCTGGTGAAGACGGCCACCGGCTGCCGCACGCAGCTGTCCAGCGTGGTCAGCGCCGCCGTGgtgctgctggtgctgctggtgCTGGCGCCGCTGTTCCGGGACCTGCAGCGGAGCGTGCTGGCCTGCGTCATCATCGTCAGCCTGCGCGGGGCCCTGCGCAAAGCGAGGGACGTCCCGCAGCTGTGGCGGCTCAGCCCGGCCGACGCGCTGGTCTGGGTGGCCACCGCGGCCACCTGCGTGCTGGTCAGCGTCGAGGCGGGGCTGCTGGCGGGCGTCCTCCTGTCCCTGCTCAGCCTGGCTGGCCGCACGCAACGCCCACGGGCCACCCTGCTCGCTCAGATTGGGGACTCGGGCTTCTACGAGGACGCCGCGGAGTTTGAGGGCCTGGTCCCTGAGCCGGGCGTGCACGTGTTCCGCTTCGCGGGGCCGCTCTACTACGCCAACAAGGACTTCTTCCTGCGGTCACTCTACAGACTCACGGGGCTGGATGCGGGGACAGCGGCCACCGCGAGGAAGGAGCGGGGCCCGGAGGCCAGGGTCGGCGAGGGAGACCCCGTCGAGGGCACGGACCCGGGCCCAGCCAGCAGCACGGCCGCACGGCTGGTGCCCCCGGCGGCCGGCTTCCACGCGGTGGTCATCGACTGCGCTCCGCTGCTGTTCCTGGACGCGGCCGGCGTGGCCGCGCTGCAGGACCTGCGCCGAGATTACAGGGCCCTGGGCATCGCGCTGCTCCTGGCCTGCTGCAGTCCCCCGGTGAGGGACACCCTGAGGAGAGGCGGGTTCCTCGGGGACGACACGGGGGACGCGGCCGAGGAGGGGCAGTTGTTCCACAGCGTGCACAGCGCCGTGCAGGTGGCCCGAGCCCGCCACGGGGAGCAGACGGCCACCGACTCCACCCTCTAG
- the IDUA gene encoding alpha-L-iduronidase isoform X2: MAYVGAVPHGGIEQVRTHWLLELITARGSAEQGLSYNFTHLDGFLDLLRENQLLPGFELMGSPSKRFTDFEDKQQVFEWKELVSLLARRYVDRYGLSHVSKWNFETWNEPDHHDFDNVSMTLQGFLNYYDACSEGLRAVSPALRLGGPGDSFHPWPGSPLCWGLLGHCHNGTNFFTGELGVRLDYISLHKKEQAAVQQIQRLFPKFADTPIYNDEADPLVGWSVPQPWRADVTYAALVVKVIAQHQNLLVANTSSPVRYALLSNDNAFLSYHPHPFTQRTLTARFQINNTRPPHVQLLRKPVLTAMALLALLDGEQLWAEVWQGGTLLDSNHTVGVLASAHRPAGPADAWRATVLVYASDDTRTHPNRSVALTLRLHGVPPGPGLVYVTLYLDNRFCSPHGEWQRLGRPVFPSAEEFRHMRAAEDPVAAAPRPFPASGRLTLRPELPLPSLLLVHVCARPEKPPGQVTQLRALPLTSGQVLLVWSDEHVVSKCLWTYEVQFSAGGEGYAPVSRKPSTFNLFVFSPDTAVTSGSYRVRAVDYWARPGPFSNPVQYVEVPAP; encoded by the exons ATGGCCTACGTGGGCGCTGTCCCCCACGGCGGCATCGAGCAGGTCCGGACCCACTGGCTGCTGGAGCTCATCACAGCCAG GGGGTCAGCGGAGCAAGGCCTGAGCTACAACTTCACCCATCTGGATGGGTTCCTGGATCTTCTCCGAGAGAACCAGCTCCTCCCAG GCTTTGAGCTGATGGGCAGCCCCTCCAAACGCTTCACCGACTTTGAGGACAAGCAGCAGGTGTTTGAGTGGAAGGAGCTGGTCTCCCTCCTGGCCAGGAGATACGTTG ACAGGTACGGACTCTCCCACGTTTCCAAGTGGAACTTCGAGACGTGGAACGAGCCGGACCACCACGACTTTGACAACGTGTCCATGACCTTGCAAG gcttCCTGAACTACTACGACGCCTGCTCCGAAGGCCTGCGAGCCGTCAGCCCCGCTCTGCGCCTGGGCGGCCCTGGGGACTCCTTCCACCCCTGGCCGGGCTCCCCGCTGTGCTGGGGCCTCCTGGGCCACTGTCACAACGGCACCAACTTCTTCACGGGAGAGTTGGGCGTGCGGCTGGACTACATCTCCCTCCACAAGAAG GAGCAGGCGGCCGTGCAACAGATCCAGCGGCTCTTCCCCAAGTTCGCAGACACCCCCATTTACAACGACGAAGCTGACCCGCTAGTGGGCTGGTCCGTGCCGCAGCCTTGGAGGGCCGACGTGACCTACGCGGCCCTGGTGGTGAAG GTCATTGCGCAGCACCAGAACCTGCTGGTGGCCAACACCAGCTCCCCCGTGCGCTACGCGCTCCTGAGCAACGACAACGCCTTCCTGAGTTACCACCCGCACCCCTTCACGCAGCGCACGCTCACGGCGCGCTTCCAGATCAACAACACCCGCCCGCCGCACGTGCAGCTGCTGCGCAAGCCGGTGCTCACCGCCATGGCGCTGCTGGCCCTGCTGG ACGGCGAGCAGCTCTGGGCCGAGGTGTGGCAGGGCGGGACGCTGCTGGACAGCAACCACACGGTGGGCGTCCTGGCCAGCGCGCACCGCCCGGCCGGCCCCGCTGACGCCTGGCGCGCCACGGTGCTGGTCTACGCGAGCGACGACACGCGCACCCACCCCAACCGCAGCGTCGCCTTGACCCTGCGCCTGCACGGGGTGCCCCCGGGGCCTG GCCTCGTCTACGTCACACTCTACCTGGACAACCGGTTCTGCAGCCCTCACGGCGAGTGGCAGCGCCTCGGCCGGCCGGTCTTCCCCTCGGCAGAGGAGTTCCGGCACATGCGCGCAGCCGAG GACCCGGTGGCCGCGGCGCCTCGCCCCTTCCCTGCCAGCGGCCGCCTGACGCTTCGCCCGGAGCTCCCACTGCCCTCACTCCTGCTGGTGCACGTGTGCGCACGCCCAGAGAAGCCGCCAGGCCAG GTGACCCAGCTCCGGGCTCTGCCCCTGACCAGTGGGCAGGTGCTCTTGGTCTGGTCAGATGAGCATGTGGTCTCCAA GTGCCTGTGGACGTATGAGGTCCAGTTCTCTGCAGGTGGTGAGGGGTACGCTCCCGTCAGCAGGAAGCCGTCGACCTTTAACCTCTTTGTGTTCAGCCCAG ACACAGCTGTCACATCTGGCTCCTACCGGGTTCGAGCGGTGGACTACTGGGCCCGACCAGGCCCCTTCTCGAACCCTGTGCAGTACGTGGAGGTCCCTGCCCCGTGA
- the IDUA gene encoding alpha-L-iduronidase isoform X4, translating into MGSPSKRFTDFEDKQQVFEWKELVSLLARRYVDRYGLSHVSKWNFETWNEPDHHDFDNVSMTLQGFLNYYDACSEGLRAVSPALRLGGPGDSFHPWPGSPLCWGLLGHCHNGTNFFTGELGVRLDYISLHKKGAGSSIYILEQEQAAVQQIQRLFPKFADTPIYNDEADPLVGWSVPQPWRADVTYAALVVKVIAQHQNLLVANTSSPVRYALLSNDNAFLSYHPHPFTQRTLTARFQINNTRPPHVQLLRKPVLTAMALLALLDGEQLWAEVWQGGTLLDSNHTVGVLASAHRPAGPADAWRATVLVYASDDTRTHPNRSVALTLRLHGVPPGPGLVYVTLYLDNRFCSPHGEWQRLGRPVFPSAEEFRHMRAAEDPVAAAPRPFPASGRLTLRPELPLPSLLLVHVCARPEKPPGQVTQLRALPLTSGQVLLVWSDEHVVSKCLWTYEVQFSAGGEGYAPVSRKPSTFNLFVFSPDTAVTSGSYRVRAVDYWARPGPFSNPVQYVEVPAP; encoded by the exons ATGGGCAGCCCCTCCAAACGCTTCACCGACTTTGAGGACAAGCAGCAGGTGTTTGAGTGGAAGGAGCTGGTCTCCCTCCTGGCCAGGAGATACGTTG ACAGGTACGGACTCTCCCACGTTTCCAAGTGGAACTTCGAGACGTGGAACGAGCCGGACCACCACGACTTTGACAACGTGTCCATGACCTTGCAAG gcttCCTGAACTACTACGACGCCTGCTCCGAAGGCCTGCGAGCCGTCAGCCCCGCTCTGCGCCTGGGCGGCCCTGGGGACTCCTTCCACCCCTGGCCGGGCTCCCCGCTGTGCTGGGGCCTCCTGGGCCACTGTCACAACGGCACCAACTTCTTCACGGGAGAGTTGGGCGTGCGGCTGGACTACATCTCCCTCCACAAGAAG GGCGCGGGCAGTTCCATCTACATCCTGGAGCAGGAGCAGGCGGCCGTGCAACAGATCCAGCGGCTCTTCCCCAAGTTCGCAGACACCCCCATTTACAACGACGAAGCTGACCCGCTAGTGGGCTGGTCCGTGCCGCAGCCTTGGAGGGCCGACGTGACCTACGCGGCCCTGGTGGTGAAG GTCATTGCGCAGCACCAGAACCTGCTGGTGGCCAACACCAGCTCCCCCGTGCGCTACGCGCTCCTGAGCAACGACAACGCCTTCCTGAGTTACCACCCGCACCCCTTCACGCAGCGCACGCTCACGGCGCGCTTCCAGATCAACAACACCCGCCCGCCGCACGTGCAGCTGCTGCGCAAGCCGGTGCTCACCGCCATGGCGCTGCTGGCCCTGCTGG ACGGCGAGCAGCTCTGGGCCGAGGTGTGGCAGGGCGGGACGCTGCTGGACAGCAACCACACGGTGGGCGTCCTGGCCAGCGCGCACCGCCCGGCCGGCCCCGCTGACGCCTGGCGCGCCACGGTGCTGGTCTACGCGAGCGACGACACGCGCACCCACCCCAACCGCAGCGTCGCCTTGACCCTGCGCCTGCACGGGGTGCCCCCGGGGCCTG GCCTCGTCTACGTCACACTCTACCTGGACAACCGGTTCTGCAGCCCTCACGGCGAGTGGCAGCGCCTCGGCCGGCCGGTCTTCCCCTCGGCAGAGGAGTTCCGGCACATGCGCGCAGCCGAG GACCCGGTGGCCGCGGCGCCTCGCCCCTTCCCTGCCAGCGGCCGCCTGACGCTTCGCCCGGAGCTCCCACTGCCCTCACTCCTGCTGGTGCACGTGTGCGCACGCCCAGAGAAGCCGCCAGGCCAG GTGACCCAGCTCCGGGCTCTGCCCCTGACCAGTGGGCAGGTGCTCTTGGTCTGGTCAGATGAGCATGTGGTCTCCAA GTGCCTGTGGACGTATGAGGTCCAGTTCTCTGCAGGTGGTGAGGGGTACGCTCCCGTCAGCAGGAAGCCGTCGACCTTTAACCTCTTTGTGTTCAGCCCAG ACACAGCTGTCACATCTGGCTCCTACCGGGTTCGAGCGGTGGACTACTGGGCCCGACCAGGCCCCTTCTCGAACCCTGTGCAGTACGTGGAGGTCCCTGCCCCGTGA